The Rhineura floridana isolate rRhiFlo1 chromosome 10, rRhiFlo1.hap2, whole genome shotgun sequence genome includes a region encoding these proteins:
- the BPNT2 gene encoding Golgi-resident adenosine 3',5'-bisphosphate 3'-phosphatase, with protein MSPMGIRLSPLGVAVFCLLGLGVLYHLYSGFLAGRFAFFMLGGGGGDGGGSLGAGVAAGGGGVVDLRELLAASVAAAEKGGLEVRRVREGNVLNEKAKGKTREGAEEKMTSGDVLSNRKMYYLLKAAFPGVQINTEEHVDANDQEIISWDRTIPEAIKSQIQPKLVQADSVTVWIDPLDATQEYTENLRQYVTTMVCAAVNGKPVIGVIHKPFSGYTAWAMVDGGSNIKPRSSYNEQTPTIIVSRSHEGKVRQLASQTFGNKSRILSAGGAGYKVLSLLDVPETDQAKADVYIHVTYIKKWDICAGNAVLKALGGQMTTLAGKEISYTGSDGNEDGLLASINIDHRALVEKLPALDKMSQN; from the exons ATGTCGCCGATGGGGATCCGCCTGTCCCCGCTGGGGGTGGCCGTCTTCTGCCTGCTGGGGCTGGGCGTTCTCTACCACCTCTACTCGGGCTTCCTGGCTGGCCGCTTCGCCTTCTTCATgctgggcggcggcggcggcgacggAGGGGGGTCCCTTGGGGCCGGGGTCGCGGCGGGGGGCGGCGGCGTGGTGGACTTGCGGGAGCTGCTGGCGGCGTCTGTGGCGGCGGCGGAGAAGGGCGGCCTGGAAGTGCGGCGGGTCCGCGAGGGCAACGTCCTCAACGAGAAGGCCAAAGGCAAGACCCGCGAGGGGGCCGAGGAGAAGATGACCAGCGGAGACGTCCTGTCCAACCGCAAGATGTACTACTTGCTCAAGGCCGCCTTCCCCGGCGTGCAG ATAAATACAGAGGAACATGTAGATGCAAATGACCAGGAGATAATTTCCTGGGACCGAACTATTCCTGAAGCTATAAAGAGCCAAATTCAGCCCAAATTGGTCCAAGCAGACAGTGTTACTGTATGGATTGATCCGTTAGATGCAACTCAAGAATATACAg AGAATCTTCGACAGTATGTTACTACTATGGTCTGTGCTGCTGTAAATGGCAAGCCAGTGATAGGAGTAATACACAAGCCATTTTCTGGATACACAG CCTGGGCAATGGTAGATGGAGGATCAAATATTAAGCCACGCTCTTCCTACAACGAGCAGACTCCAACGATCATTGTCTCCCGGTCTCATGAAGGGAAAGTCAGGCAGCTTGCTTCACAGACATTTGGAAATAAAAGTAGGATCCTTAGTGCTGGTGGAGCAG GATATAAAGTTCTCTCTCTCCTGGATGTTCCTGAGACAGACCAGGCAAAAGCTGATGTGTACATTCATGTAACATACATCAAAAAGTGGGACATCTGTGCTGGCAATGCAGTGCTGAAGGCCTTGGGGGGTCAAATGACTACACTGGCTGGGAAGGAAATAAGTTACACTGGTTCAGATGGCAACGAAGATGGGCTTTTAGCTAGCATCAACATAGACCACAGAGCACTGGTTGAAAAACTGCCTGCACTAGACAAGATGTCACAGAACTAA